The Changchengzhania lutea genomic sequence GTAATATGCCGTACTAACTTCTTTAGTCAATATTCTTTCGTTTATCCGATACTGCTGAGTTGTTAACGCTACTTTTTGTTTTTCTACTTTGCGTTGTGCACCATAAATAGTTGGAAATTGAAGTGATTGACTAATGCCCAAAACCTTTAAAGGCAAACCGTTTTCTGCAATGTTATTTTGATCATAACTATAGTAAACTTGTGTTCTATCTAAATTGAAAGCACTTCCTACTAATTGTTCAGATTGGTTAATTTTTTTCGCGTAAGCTTGAAGCCCTTTATTATTCTCAATTGCTATTTTTACAGTCTGTTCTGCATTTACAGGATTTTGTTGAGCTCTTCCGAAAAATGGTAAAAACAGTAAAAGCATAATGCTTAGAGCCTTTAGATTTACTTTAGTTTTCTTTTTAGGATGATGCCCTTTTCTATCAAACATTGCATATAAAATTGGTAATACCACAAGCGTTAATGCTGTAGCAGTTATTAACCCACCAACAACTACTGTCGCTAAGGGTCTTTGAACCTCTGCACCTGCGGAAGTTGAAATTGCCATCGGTAAAAACCCTAAAGCTGCTGCTGCTGCTGTCAATAATACTGGACGCAATCTGTTTTTTGTTCCCATTAAAATTCGCTTATTAATATTGCTAACTCCGTGTGCTTTTAGTTCCTTGAATTCTTCAATCAGTACAATACCATTTAGTACTGCAATACCAAAAAGTGCAATAAACCCAACACCTGCCGAAATACTAAAAGGAAGATCCCTCATATAAAGTAGCATAACACCACCAATAGCGGATAATGGAATGGCACTATAAATCATTAAGGCTTCTTTTACAGAATCGAAAGCAAAATACAACAGGACAAAAATCAATATTAATGCAATTGGTACAGCTACTTTTAATCGTGCCGATGCGGTTCTTAGGTTTTCGAATTGACCTCCATAGCTTATAGAATATCCGGTTGGAATCTTAACATCTCTTTCAATTATTGCTTGAACATCTTTTACAACAGATTCCAAATCTCGGTTTCTAACATTTACACCTACAACGATACGACGCTTGGTATTATCACGGGAAATTTTTGCTGGTCCTTTAGTGTAGGTAATATTAGCAAATTCACTAAGTGGTAATTTTGTACCGTTGGGTAATGAAACTGATGCTGTCTCTAAGTTTTCAATATCTTTTCTGTGACCAGTATCAAAACGTAATACCAAATCAAACTGTTTTTCTCCTTCAAACACTGTTCCTGCTGGCATTCCTGCAAAGCCCATTGTGATGACTTTATTTAAGTCTTCAATATTCAATCCATATTTAGCGATTTTCTGACGATTATACTTTACTGACATTTGAGGTAGTCCTGCTGTTTTTTCTACGGAAATATCCGCAGCTCCTTCTACATTTTGAATAGCCTTTTCTATTTCTAATGCTTTTCTGTATAAAACATCTAAATCTTCTCCAAAAACTTTAATAGCTAAATCGGCTCTTACTCCCGTAATCAATTCATTAAATCGCATTTCGATAGGTTGGGTAAATTCAAAATCCACACCTGCTATTTCATTGGATAAGGCTTCTTTAAATTTATCTGCTAATTCGTCTTTAGACTCGGCAGATGTCCATTCGCCTTTTGGTTTCAATTTTATAATAACATCACTTTCTTCCATAGACATTGGGTCTGTTGGTACTTCGGCAGCTCCAATTCTACTTACTACTTGTTCTACTTCTGGAAATTGTTTTAATATTTTTTCTATTTGAGTAGTGGCTTCAATGGTTTTGCTCAAGGACATTCCCGTTTTTAATACAGGCTGGATTACAAAATCGCCTTCATCTAGCGTTGGAACAAACTCGCCGCCCATTCTGGAATATAAAAATGCTGTAAAAACCAATAAACCTATAGCCATACTTAACACCAATGTCTTTTTGCGCAAAGCCCAAGCAATAGTAGGCTGGTATTTATCTTCTAACAAAGCAATGAGTCTGGACGATATGGTTTTCTTTTCTGTGTTCGATGGTTTAATGAACATAGAAGCCATTACAGGTATGTAGGTAAAACATAACAGCATTGCGCCAATGAGGGCAAAACAGAATACCAATGCCATAGGACGAAACATTTTTCCTTCTACGCCGACTAGAGATAGAATAGGGATAAAAACAATGATGATGATTAATTGGCCGAATACTGCGGAATTCATCATTTTTGTGGCACCTTGATAGGTTATTTTATCAATTAATCCCTGTCTTTCTTCTTTTGGAAGTGCTAAAAGTTTAGAACGCTGACTCGTGATTTTAAAAGCGATAAATTCTACAATAATTACAGCGCCATCTATGATAATACCAAAATCGATAGCTCCTAAACTCATCAAGTTGGCATCGACTCCAAAAATGTACATTAGAGAAAGTGCAAACAATAAACATAATGGAATAACCGAAGCCACAACTAAGCCTGAGCGCAGGTTTCCTAAAAGTAAAACCACAACAAAAATTACGATTAAACATCCTAAAATTAGGTTTTCGGCAATTGTGAATGTTGTTTTGGCAATAAGCTCACTTCGTTCTAAAAATGGGTTAATTGAGATACCTGTAGGTAATGATGATTGTATCTCTGCCACACGTTGTTTTACTGCCTCGATTACGGCATTGGAATTAGCATCTTTAAGCATCATTACTTGCCCCAGTACTTTTTCACCTTCACCATTTCCTGTGATTGCTCCGAAACGATTGGCGTGTCCGAAGCCTACAGTAGCAACATCTCTAACATAAACAGGAACATCTCCCTTATTAGTAACAACAATATCTTCAATATCCTCTATTGAAGACACTAAGCCTTCACCTCTTATAAAATAACTTTCATTAATTTTTTCAATATAACCACCTCCAGCAACGCTATTGTTTTTTTCAAGAGCGTTAAAAACATCGAAAATAGAAACATCCATTGAACGTAGACGTTCTGGATTAACAGCCACTTCATAGGTTTTTAAGTAACCTCCCCAAGTATTTACTTCTACAACACCTGGTATTCCAGAAAGCTGCCGTTTTACAACCCAATCCTGAATAGTACGCACATCAGATAATGAATATTGATCTTTATAGTTGGGATCTACATCGATTACATATTGGTAAATTTCACCAAGACCTGTAGAAACAGGGCCCATAAAGGGTTTGCCAAAACCTTCTGGAATTTTTTCTTCGGCACTTTTAATTTTTTCAGCGATAAGTTGACGAGGTAGGTAAGTACCCATTTCATCATCGAATACAACAGTAACTACTGATAGTCCAAACTTGGAGATAGAACGGATTTCTTTTACTCCTGGTAAATTTGCCATTTCTAACTCTACAGGATACGTCAAAAACTTCTCAACATCTTCGGTCGATAAAGTTCTTGAAGTCGTAATGACCTGAACTTGATTATTGGTTACATCTG encodes the following:
- a CDS encoding CusA/CzcA family heavy metal efflux RND transporter, whose protein sequence is MLERIIQYSIHHKLIVLLFTAGIVGFGLYSLSNIPIGAVPDVTNNQVQVITTSRTLSTEDVEKFLTYPVELEMANLPGVKEIRSISKFGLSVVTVVFDDEMGTYLPRQLIAEKIKSAEEKIPEGFGKPFMGPVSTGLGEIYQYVIDVDPNYKDQYSLSDVRTIQDWVVKRQLSGIPGVVEVNTWGGYLKTYEVAVNPERLRSMDVSIFDVFNALEKNNSVAGGGYIEKINESYFIRGEGLVSSIEDIEDIVVTNKGDVPVYVRDVATVGFGHANRFGAITGNGEGEKVLGQVMMLKDANSNAVIEAVKQRVAEIQSSLPTGISINPFLERSELIAKTTFTIAENLILGCLIVIFVVVLLLGNLRSGLVVASVIPLCLLFALSLMYIFGVDANLMSLGAIDFGIIIDGAVIIVEFIAFKITSQRSKLLALPKEERQGLIDKITYQGATKMMNSAVFGQLIIIIVFIPILSLVGVEGKMFRPMALVFCFALIGAMLLCFTYIPVMASMFIKPSNTEKKTISSRLIALLEDKYQPTIAWALRKKTLVLSMAIGLLVFTAFLYSRMGGEFVPTLDEGDFVIQPVLKTGMSLSKTIEATTQIEKILKQFPEVEQVVSRIGAAEVPTDPMSMEESDVIIKLKPKGEWTSAESKDELADKFKEALSNEIAGVDFEFTQPIEMRFNELITGVRADLAIKVFGEDLDVLYRKALEIEKAIQNVEGAADISVEKTAGLPQMSVKYNRQKIAKYGLNIEDLNKVITMGFAGMPAGTVFEGEKQFDLVLRFDTGHRKDIENLETASVSLPNGTKLPLSEFANITYTKGPAKISRDNTKRRIVVGVNVRNRDLESVVKDVQAIIERDVKIPTGYSISYGGQFENLRTASARLKVAVPIALILIFVLLYFAFDSVKEALMIYSAIPLSAIGGVMLLYMRDLPFSISAGVGFIALFGIAVLNGIVLIEEFKELKAHGVSNINKRILMGTKNRLRPVLLTAAAAALGFLPMAISTSAGAEVQRPLATVVVGGLITATALTLVVLPILYAMFDRKGHHPKKKTKVNLKALSIMLLLFLPFFGRAQQNPVNAEQTVKIAIENNKGLQAYAKKINQSEQLVGSAFNLDRTQVYYSYDQNNIAENGLPLKVLGISQSLQFPTIYGAQRKVEKQKVALTTQQYRINERILTKEVSTAYYNVVYSNNLVKQYMYLNSLYSQFARAAKKRYDVGETNLLEKLTAETKQKEISIALAQAREDVSKAYTMLNQWVQSDSLFKVIEDVLPRLELKEFSLADHPGLMYYNSAESLAKSSLSLERQKLLPDLHLSAFQGTNNGANARNYNGFQVGIAVPLWFGAHKSKINAAKTETLIIANEFENYKIQLQSKYDGLLSNLKKFQETVDYYENTGRNLSKELTTTASKAFQNGEIDFLQYVQLLESAKNIEINYLQNLNKYNNTVLELNYLTN